In Brassica rapa cultivar Chiifu-401-42 chromosome A06, CAAS_Brap_v3.01, whole genome shotgun sequence, a single window of DNA contains:
- the LOC103871909 gene encoding uncharacterized protein LOC103871909 yields the protein MRGVWLYLKKSLSCCDAQKPSDPKKNLIQEMKNPSGCRRSMSNLRNEFVTYGDEGAMQNPSFRSSRSLESAKFINTMRFEGSGGASSSDLLSGRYSSERFDVIGSDICGFGALSCRLCRQRVRDLYAFETHYLTNHSVTRLLEGDFSRTTVELICNRGYSHKLGKTKGSNVSAILKVQNLQRVVAEFEKYRELVKIRATKLSKKHSRCVADGNEFLGFHGTTLSCSLGLSSNSGSSNLCFSDQCGVCQILRHGFASKTRQDGIKGVLTASACYAALEGIEMERGRSRGGVKAVVLCRVIAGRVHKPMKKFEDPNGFSEFDSLALKVGPNAILEELYLLRTKALLPCFVIIFKPRNNTS from the exons ATGCGTGGAGTTTGGCTTTATCTCAAGAAGTCTCTTAGCTGCTGCGATGCTCAGAAGCCAAGTGATCCGAAGAAGAACCTTATCCAGGAGATGAAGAATCCATCTGGTTGCAGAAGATCGATGTCGAATCTGAGGAATGAGTTTGTTACTTATGGAGATGAGGGAGCTATGCAGAATCCAAGCTTCCGCAGCTCACGGTCTCTGGAGAGCGCCAAGTTTATAAACACGATGAGATTTGAGGGCAGTGGAGGAGCGTCTTCTTCTGATTTGCTTTCAGGTCGTTACTCTTCTGAGAGGTTTGATGTTATTGGCTCTGACATCTGCGGTTTTGGAGCTCTCTCTTGTAGATTATGTCGCCAGAGAGTCAGAGATCTTTATGCGTTTGAGACTCATTATCTTACTAATCACTCTG tcaCTAGACTTTTAGAAGGAGACTTCTCGAGAACAACTGTAGAGTTGATCTGCAACCGAGGCTACTCTCACAAGCTTGGCAAGACGAAAGGGAGCAACGTTTCAGCTATTTTGAAAGTCCAGAACCTTCAGAGAGTCGTCGCGGAGTTTGAGAAGTACAGAGAGCTCGTGAAAATAAGAGCAACCAAGCTTTCGAAGAAACACTCTCGCTGTGTGGCTGATGGGAACGAGTTTCTTGGGTTCCACGGTACAACTCTTTCTTGCTCCCTCGGTTTGAGCAGCAACAGCGGCTCTTCAAACCTCTGTTTCTCGGATCAGTGTGGAGTTTGTCAGATTTTAAGACACGGGTTCGCTTCTAAAACGAGACAAGATGGGATTAAAGGAGTTCTCACAGCGTCAGCTTGCTATGCGGCTCTTGAGGGGATCGAAATGGAACGAGGAAGAAGCAGAGGTGGAGTGAAAGCTGTTGTGCTGTGTAGAGTGATCGCAGGGAGGGTTCATAAACCTATGAAGAAGTTTGAAGATCCTAATGGTTTTTCTGAGTTTGATTCATTGGCGTTGAAAGTGGGACCAAATGCTATACTTGAAGAGCTTTATTTATTGCGTACTAAAGCTCTGTTGCCTTGCTTTGTTATAATCTTTAAGCCTCGAAACAACACCtcataa
- the LOC103871908 gene encoding uncharacterized protein LOC103871908 isoform X1: MNKKEMESELGFLVSVLIICADITAAVLGIEAEIAQSKQQQHHHARQQHSRHTGCPRSPSSGAFAEGVAAMVLLSIVHVTANVLGGCTYIRSKQDFTRATANKILAVALLVISWIFFAVSYSTLMLATLANSRSNRFCSLPHRWLFLIGGIFCLGHGLVTSGYYVSAIAAKKEDKENVQPANTSSA; this comes from the exons ATGAATAAGAAAGAGATGGAAAGCGAACTTGGCTTCTTGGTTTCTGTTCTCATCATATGTGCAGACATTACAGCTGCAGTCCTCGGGATAGAAGCTGAGATTGCTCAGAGCAAG CAGCAGCAACATCATCATGCTCGTCAACAACATTCAAGACATACAGGATGTCCAAGAAGCCCAAGCTCTGGAGCTTTTGCTGAGGGAGTAGCTGCAATGGTGCTACTGTCTATCGTCCATGTCACAGCCAATGTGCTTGGAGGCTGCACGTACATTCGCTCTAAGCAAGATTTCACGAGAGCAACGGCCAACAAGATTCTCGCAGTAGCTCTCCTTGTTATCTCCTG GATCTTCTTTGCTGTCAGCTACTCAACGCTGATGTTAGCAACATTGGCCAACTCGAGATCGAATAGATTCTGCAGCTTGCCTCATCGTTGGCTCTTTCTTATTGGAGGCATATTTTGTCTCGGACATGGACTGGTGACTTCAGGATACTATGTTTCAGCCATTGCTGCTAAGAAAGAAGACAAAGAGAATGTGCAACCAGCAAATACAAGCAGCGCATAA
- the LOC103871908 gene encoding uncharacterized protein LOC103871908 isoform X2 — MNKKEMESELGFLVSVLIICADITAAVLGIEAEIAQSKQQHHHARQQHSRHTGCPRSPSSGAFAEGVAAMVLLSIVHVTANVLGGCTYIRSKQDFTRATANKILAVALLVISWIFFAVSYSTLMLATLANSRSNRFCSLPHRWLFLIGGIFCLGHGLVTSGYYVSAIAAKKEDKENVQPANTSSA, encoded by the exons ATGAATAAGAAAGAGATGGAAAGCGAACTTGGCTTCTTGGTTTCTGTTCTCATCATATGTGCAGACATTACAGCTGCAGTCCTCGGGATAGAAGCTGAGATTGCTCAGAGCAAG CAGCAACATCATCATGCTCGTCAACAACATTCAAGACATACAGGATGTCCAAGAAGCCCAAGCTCTGGAGCTTTTGCTGAGGGAGTAGCTGCAATGGTGCTACTGTCTATCGTCCATGTCACAGCCAATGTGCTTGGAGGCTGCACGTACATTCGCTCTAAGCAAGATTTCACGAGAGCAACGGCCAACAAGATTCTCGCAGTAGCTCTCCTTGTTATCTCCTG GATCTTCTTTGCTGTCAGCTACTCAACGCTGATGTTAGCAACATTGGCCAACTCGAGATCGAATAGATTCTGCAGCTTGCCTCATCGTTGGCTCTTTCTTATTGGAGGCATATTTTGTCTCGGACATGGACTGGTGACTTCAGGATACTATGTTTCAGCCATTGCTGCTAAGAAAGAAGACAAAGAGAATGTGCAACCAGCAAATACAAGCAGCGCATAA
- the LOC103871907 gene encoding probable transcription factor At1g11510, which translates to MSGKRFNPLEDPPSASSSDEDDQVKTASLAGDSSSEEETDDESSLKSAPEKHQASDSDSGSDEKNPGTKDSAVVKKNHDSKKVKPLTKKRSLSERDGAASKEAKKTYFQRVWSEEDEIAVLQGLIDYRNHTGASPYDDTNAFYLSVKKSISFDVSKTQVIKKIWGLKTKYENNLGKGELTFSKPHDRKAFDLSKFVWGADGAALDSAVKSNGKSKKSSKSKVEPEKVALDSANGKSKKSSKSSSKKVEPEKQELASSSSPNGKSCEEEAMTNKGEASSVVEVDAFDKSVLVKALARFGVDDLSAQRGWSRLALEDKKRFEEEWKVLQLRELEFYSKKSGFIHEVITKMAESFPPNP; encoded by the coding sequence ATGTCAGGGAAACGTTTCAATCCGTTGGAAGACCCGCCGAGTGCATCATCTAGCGACGAAGATGACCAAGTAAAGACGGCTTCACTCGCAGGAGACTCTTCTTCGGAAGAAGAAACTGATGATGAGTCATCCTTGAAGTCTGCTCCGGAGAAGCATCAAGCTTCCGATTCCGATTCTGGGTCTGATGAGAAGAATCCAGGAACGAAGGATTCAGCTGTGGTGAAGAAGAATCATGATTCCAAAAAGGTGAAACCTTTAACAAAGAAGCGTTCTTTgagtgagagagatggagcagCCTCGAAGGAGGCCAAGAAGACCTATTTCCAGCGAGTTTGGAGTGAGGAAGATGAGATTGCTGTTTTACAAGGTCTTATTGATTACAGAAACCATACCGGGGCCAGTCCTTATGATGACACAAACGCGTTTTATCTGTCTGTGAAGAAATCTATTAGCTTTGATGTTAGTAAAACCCAAGTCATAAAGAAGATTTGGGGTTTGAAGACTAAGTATGAGAACAATCTTGGCAAAGGGGAGCTGACATTTTCTAAACCTCATGATCGCAAGGCCTTTGATTTGTCCAAGTTTGTTTGGGGAGCTGATGGGGCGGCTTTGGATTCAGCTGTCAAGTCCAATGGGAAGTCTAAGAAGAGCAGTAAGTCTAAAGTCGAGCCCGAGAAGGTGGCTTTGGATTCAGCTAATGGGAAGTCGAAGAAGAGCAGTAAGTCGTCGTCCAAGAAAGTCGAGCCTGAGAAGCAAGAgctagcttcttcttcttcgcccAATGGTAAAAGCTGTGAAGAAGAGGCGATGACTAATAAAGGAGAAGCATCGAGTGTTGTGGAAGTGGATGCGTTTGATAAGTCTGTTCTTGTTAAGGCACTAGCGCGTTTTGGTGTGGATGATCTTTCTGCTCAGCGAGGTTGGAGTAGGCTTGCCTTAGAGGATAAGAAGAGATTCGAGGAGGAGTGGAAAGTGTTGCAGCTTAGGGAGCTTGAGTTTTATTCCAAGAAGAGTGGTTTCATTCATGAGGTGATTACAAAGATGGCTGAATCATTTCCACCAAACCCTTAA
- the LOC103871910 gene encoding probable xyloglucan endotransglucosylase/hydrolase protein 8 — protein sequence MEKRYSSMAAVLFFVAALMVSSSITAVPTQSFEENFNIMWSENHFTTSEDGQIWNLALDNDTGCGFQTKHMYRFGWFSMKLKLVGGDSAGVVTAYYMCSENGAGPERDEIDFEFLGNRTGEPYIIQTNVFKNGTGNREMRHSLWFDPTKDYHTYSILWNNHQLVFFVDRVPIRVYKNSDKVPNNDFFPNQKPMYLFSSIWNADDWATRGGLEKTDWKKAPFVSSYKDFAVEGCRWKDPFPACVSTTTENWWDQYDAWHLSKTQKMDYAWVQRNLVVYDYCQDRERFPKMPWECSISPWA from the exons ATGGAGAAGAGATATTCTTCCATGGCGGCTGTGCTCTTCTTCGTGGCGGCTCTAATGGTGTCTTCCTCAATCACAGCAGTACCGACACAGTCGTTCGAAGAAAACTTCAATATAATgtggtctgaaaaccacttcaCGACTTCCGAGGATGGACAAATCTGGAATCTCGCCTTAGACAACGATACCG GATGTGGATTTCAGACAAAGCACATGTACAGATTCGGATGGTTCAGTATGAAGCTAAAGCTCGTCGGCGGCGACTCAGCCGGCGTCGTCACCGCTTACTAC ATGTGTTCGGAGAATGGAGCCGGACCGGAGAGAGACGAGATAGATTTCGAATTTCTAGGGAACCGAACCGGAGAACCGTACATCATTCAGACCAATGTGTTTAAGAACGGAACCGGGAATCGCGAGATGCGACATTCCCTCTGGTTCGACCCAACCAAGGACTACCACACCTACTCAATTCTTTGGAATAACCACCAGCTCGT GTTTTTCGTGGATAGAGTACCGATTCGAGTGTACAAAAACAGCGACAAGGTACCAAACAACGATTTCTTCCCGAACCAGAAGCCGATGTACTTGTTTTCCAGCATCTGGAACGCCGACGACTGGGCGACACGTGGCGGTCTCGAGAAGACCGACTGGAAAAAAGCTCCGTTCGTCTCTTCCTACAAGGACTTCGCCGTTGAAGGCTGCCGTTGGAAGGATCCGTTCCCTGCTTGTGTCTCCACCACAACGGAGAACTGGTGGGACCAGTACGACGCATGGCACTTGTCAAAGACACAGAAGATGGACTATGCGTGGGTGCAACGTAACCTTGTCGTATACGATTATTGTCAGGACCGTGAGAGATTCCCTAAAATGCCTTGGGAGTGTTCCATTAGCCCTTGGGCTTAA
- the LOC103871911 gene encoding uncharacterized protein LOC103871911, with product MKSRSRNLATLSLMIITVLSWMKIVAGQEALIGKKVLPLCHRECMPICMKVTEATQEICDGACQAGCVQLQGRGTGLSATDQGVDMVIA from the coding sequence ATGAAGAGTCGGAGCAGAAACTTAGCCACCCTGAGTTTGATGATAATTACGGTTTTGTCATGGATGAAGATCGTGGCTGGGCAGGAAGCATTAATAGGAAAAAAAGTATTGCCGTTGTGCCACAGAGAATGTATGCCAATATGCATGAAAGTGACCGAAGCAACTCAAGAAATTTGTGATGGTGCATGCCAAGCGGGTTGTGTCCAGCTTCAAGGTAGAGGCACCGGACTTTCAGCCACTGATCAAGGAGTCGATATGGTCATTgcttag